A section of the Oryza sativa Japonica Group chromosome 1, ASM3414082v1 genome encodes:
- the LOC4324718 gene encoding ribose-phosphate pyrophosphokinase 3, chloroplastic, producing MATAASASASASPAAAFGAKTRRPGPSPSPSPSPASAFARPSPRASAAGRLHASLHLGGASATGSSIVSNASGIHLAAPVLAPLAVPKMTGAVGAHKNVLLFHCEEMRELAEQVVARNDDIELRSISWRTFADGFPNLFISNAHTIRGQHVAFLASFSSPSVIFEQLSIIYALPKLFISSFTLILPFFPTGTSERMEDEGDVATAFTLARILSNIPISRGGPSSLVIFDIHALQERFYFGDSVLPCFESGIPLLKSRLQELPDSDNITIAFPDDGAWKRFYKQLQHFPMVVCNKVREGEQRIVRIKEGDPRGRHVVIVDDLVQSGGTLIECQKVLAEHGAAKVSAYVTHGIFPNKSWEKFQPDNGEGPGHGLSHFWITDSCPLTVNAVKDRQPFEILSLAGPIASALQI from the exons ATGGCaacggccgcctccgcctccgcctccgcctcccccgccgcggcgTTCGGCGCCAAAACCCGACGCCCGGGCCCCAGCCCCAGCCCCAGCCCGAGCCCCGCATCCGCATTCGCGAGGCCTTCCCCCCGCGCCTCGGCCGCCGGCAGGCTCCACGCAAGCCTCCACCTCGGCGGCGCGAGCGCCACGGGCAGCAGCATCGTCAGCAACGCCAGCGGCATCCACCTGGCGGCCCCCGTGCTCGCGCCGTTGGCCGTGCCGAAGATGACCGGCGCCGTCGGGGCGCACAAGAACGTCCTGCTCTTCCACTGCGAGGAGATGCGGGAGCTCGCCGAGCAGGTGGTCGCCCGGAACGACGACATCGAGCTGCGCTCCATCTCATGGAG GACATTTGCCGATGGGTTTCCAAATTTATTCATCTCGAATGCCCACACAATCCGCGGACAACATGTTGCTTTCTTAGCATCATTTAGTTCGCCAAGTGTCATATTTGAGCAACTATCAATTATATATGCTCTGCCAAAGCTGTTTATTTCGTCATTCACTCTTATACTCCCATTTTTCCCTACTGGGACGTCTGAGCGGATGGAAGATGAAGGAGATGTTGCCACAGCCTTCACACTTGCTAGAATTTTGTCAAATATACCAATATCAAGAGGCGGTCCTTCAAGTCTAGTGATCTTTGATATTCATGCTTTGCAA GAGAGATTCTACTTTGGAGACTCAGTCTTGCCATGTTTTGAGAGTGGCATTCCCCTACTCAAAAGTAGGCTTCAGGAACTACCTGATTCTGACAAT ATAACCATAGCTTTTCCTGATGACGGTGCATGGAAACGGTTCTATAAGCAACTTCAACATTTCCCAATG GTTGTATGCAACAAAGTTAGAGAAGGGGAACAGAGAATAGTACGGATAAAAGAGGGGGATCCTAGAGGCCGCCATGTTGTTATAGTTGATGACTTGGTACAGTCAGGTGGTACATTGATTGAATGCCAG AAAGTATTGGCAGAGCATGGAGCAGCAAAGGTTAGTGCATACGTGACACATGGCATTTTCCCCAACAAGTCGTGGGAGAAATTTCAGCCTGATAATGGAG AGGGTCCGGGTCATGGGCTAAGCCACTTCTGGATTACTGATTCATGCCCTCTCACTGTCAATGCGGTCAAGGACAGGCAGCCGTTTGAAATTCTCAGTCTGGCAGGACCTATTGCTTCTGCTCTTCAGATTTAG
- the LOC4324719 gene encoding B3 domain-containing protein Os03g0120900: protein MEEVRRHHHFIKVMVGEFARRLEIPQGFLIHIPEVDHSTFDASLPSSAKGTLQNSEGKTWPVELEKLDGHVFLTTGWAKFVEDNSLREYEFLLFRYDDNMHFMVLPFGLNACEKVIRSSGSPQGKLPCDIFCCTKRGRDGDRLTEAANSLTPSHSQVLQRTTQGHELISPQSFPDQHEVCGSKDGLDEHLSLNGPMEDDKANAIAEVMSILDVDKVTVELFCAMLVFYKWNVDAVAEDFDICRGKPQIQNLFLKHKLHFQFDIVKRKLRKFFPPDDYYSSPILESRKCSLEEPKLSNQPLQCDLTTEKCRLVDEHDLCNFSQKKRRKRGSFCSPETPRRSPRLARQNNSHDSAENTLKERSEERQPSPDSMIDQAESRSEQACLCHDKTDSGSLFQDSKKVKPAHGEVDLCEEPQHNQGENEGNLDQVNNKETDEEQIERNAVETSESFTRRGCIKSSPASCEVPACLRINELSLTWKPAEHVNPLEKVLLDIQRDNFMKTISHVQGIIRNHPSDLLTADVITVVVQKEIFKWNCCLKDRDAQRIVNALLEHARKIKEMHNFNSEMRKEEFSAKLKVHLKWQLKEVETIYTSLELDYKKATSDDNIAFSMLHDKKKKLHNLQDEITGLQQSLEMKKDEMQKLAHQVAEHESVFQKSLMERLRIKEVMKGYEQTLAEVKVQLTSTEVGSIDIEALVKVEMDNMTKEIELSKESLLNITFH from the exons ATGGAGGAGGTGAGGAGGCATCATCACTTCATCAAGGTCATGGTCGGCGAGTTCGCCCGCCGCCTC GAGATACCTCAAGGCTTCCTTATTCACATTCCAGAGGTGGACCACAGTACTTTTGATGCTTCATTACCATCATCTGCCAAAGGCAcgcttcagaattcagaagggAAGACTTGGCCTGTTGAGCTAGAGAAACTTGATGGCCATGTATTTCTGACCACTGGATGGGCGAAGTTTGTGGAGGACAATTCTTTGAGGGAATATGAGTTCCTTCTCTTCAGATATGATGATAACATGCATTTCATGGTTTTGCCATTTGGTCTGAATGCTTGTGAGAAAGTAATTCGGTCTTCAGGAAGTCCACAAGGAAAACTTCCATGTGATATATTCTGCTGTACTAAGAGGGGTCGGGATGGTGATAGACTAACAGAGGCAGCCAACAGTCTCACGCCTAGTCATTCACAG GTATTGCAAAGGACAACTCAAGGCCATGAGCTTATTTCACCACAAAGTTTCCCTGATCAACATGAAGTATGCGGCTCGAAAGATGGGTTAGATGAACACTTATCACTGAACGGGCCAATGGAGGATGATAAAGCTAATGCGATAGCTGAAGTAATGAGCATATTGGATGTTGACAAAGTGACAGTTGAATTATTCTGTGCAATGCTTGTTTTCTATAAATGGAATGTGGATGCGGTGGCAGAAGACTTTGACATATGTAGGGGCAAACCGCAAATTCAGAACCTGTTTCTGAAGCACAAACTTCATTTTCAAT TTGATATTGTAAAGAGGAAACTACGAAAGTTCTTCCCTCCAGATGATTATTATTCTTCTCCAATACTTGAGAGTAGGAAGTGCAGCCTTGAGGAACCTAAGTTGTCTAACCAACCACTGCAATGTGACTTGACAACAGAGAAGTGTAGGCTAGTTGATGAGCATGATTTATGTAATTTTTCTCAGAAAAAGAGAAGGAAGCGAGGTTCATTTTGTAGTCCTGAAACTCCACGAAGATCACCAAGACTGGCACGCCAGAATAATTCTCATGACAGTGCAGAGAATACATTGAAAGAAAGATCCGAAGAGCGACAACCATCACCAGACAGCATGATAGATCAGGCAGAGAGCAGATCAGAGCAAGCATGTTTATGCCACGATAAAACAGACAGTG GTTCATTATTTCAAGACTCTAAGAAAGTTAAACCAGCACATGGTGAGGTGGATTTATGTGAAGAGCCTCAACATAATCAAGGAGAAAATGAAGGGAATTTAGATCAAGTCAATAATAAAGAAACTGATGAAGAGCAAATAGAAAGAAATGCGGTGGAGACCTCTGAGTCATTCACAAGGAGAGGTTGCATCAAGTCATCGCCAGCCAGTTGTGAGGTGCCAGCATGTTTGAGAATAAACGAGTTATCTTTGACATGGAAGCCCGCTGAACATGTCAACCCTCTTGAGAAAGTTTTACTTGATATCCAACGAGACAATTTCATGAAGACCATCTCACATGTTCAGGGAATCATCCGAAATCATCCTTCAGACCTACTGACTGCTGATGTAATTACAGTTGTTGTGCAGAAAGAAATTTTTAAATGGAATTGTTGTCTTAAGGATAGGGATGCTCAAAGGATAGTGAATGCGTTACTGGAACATGCTAGAAAAATCAAGGAGATGCACAATTTTAACTCGGAGATGCGGAAGGAAGAGTTTTCTGCAAAGCTGAAGGTTCATTTGAAGTGGCAGCTCAAAGAAGTAGAAACTATATATACCTCATTGGAGTTAGATTACAAGAAAGCAACGAGTGATGATAATATTGCTTTCTCAATGCTGCATGATAAGAAGAAGAAATTGCACAATCTTCAGGATGAGATAACTGGCTTGCAGCAGTCGTTGGAGATGAAGAAGGATGAAATGCAGAAATTGGCTCATCAAGTTGCTGAGCATGAGAGTGTATTTCAGAAGTCTTTAATGGAAAGATTAAGGATTAAGGAAGTTATGAAGGGTTATGAGCAAACTCTTGCTGAAGTTAAAGTTCAGCTAACTTCCACTGAAGTTGGATCAATTGATATAGAGGCATTGGTGAAGGTAGAGATGGATAACATGACCAAGGAAATTGAACTGTCTAAGGAAAGCCTCCTAAACATCACTTTCCATTAA
- the LOC4324720 gene encoding putative ABC transporter B family member 8, with protein MSAAATTGGGGERRSLRGMFKFADRVDVLLMALGTLGAIGDGCSTNLLLIFASDVMNSLGYARAGAHGGAAAATGVDFMREVEKSCLNFVYLAFAVLAVAFMEGYCWSRTSERQVLRIRYLYLQAILRQEVGFFDSQEATTSEIINSISKDASLIQEVLSEKVPLFLMHSTVFISGLAFSTYFSWRLALVSFPLVLLLIIPGLIYGKYLLYLSRQSRHEYTNANSLVEQALGSIKTVYSFTAEKRIIQRYTAVLDKTIKLGIRQGIAKGLAVGFTGLSFAIWAFLAWYGSRLVMYHHESGGRIYAAGISFVLGGLSLGMALPELKHFTEASVAATRILDRINRVPEINADDPKGLILDQVRGELQFESVRFVYPSRPNMTVLKDFNLQIPAGQTVALVGSSGSGKSTAIALVQRFYDATEGTVKVDGVNIKELQLKWIRSKMGLVSQDHALFGTSIKENILFGKPDATMDELYAAAMTANAHNFIRGLPEEYETKIGERGALLSGGQKQRIAIARAVIKNPAILLLDEATSALDSESEKLVQHALDQASMGRTTLVVAHKLSTVKNADQIAVVDGGTIAEIGTHDELINKGGPYSRLVKLQKMVSYIDQEGGDQFRASSVARTSTSRLSMSRASPMPLTPGISKETDSSVSPPAPSFSRLLAMNAPEWRQAVIGSLSALVYGSLQPIYAITIGGMIAAFFVQDLKEMNAIISRYALIFCSLSVISIVVNLLQHYNFAYMGEHLVRRIRVQVLEKILTFEAAWFDEETNSSGSLCSRLSNEASLVKTLVADRISLLLQTASGIIIAVTMGLIVAWKLALVMIAVQPTTMICYYAKKIVLSNVSRDLAKAQHQSTQIAIEAVYNHRMVTSFGCSSKVLQLFEHTQEEPLKRARKKSWVAGITTGLSPCLSFLSWALDFWYGGKLAQSGEISAGDVFKTFFVLVSTGKLIADAGSMTSDLAKGANAVASVFEVLDRKSISPQNSQVEKDNQKNKIQGRIEFKRVDFAYPTRPQCLILQDFSLDVKAGTSIGLVGRSGCGKSTIIGLIQRFYDVDRGAVKVDGMDVREMDILWYRGFTALVSQEPAIFSGSVRDNIAFGKPEADEDEIVEAAKAANAHEFISSLKDGYHTDCGEHGLQLSGGQKQRIAIARAIIRNPAILLLDEATSALDAQSEQVVQEALDRIMSGRTTIVVAHRLNTIKNVDSIAFLGEGKVVERGTYPHLMSKKGAFYNLAALQK; from the exons ATGAGTGccgcggcgaccaccggcggcggcggcgagcggcggagcctCCGTGGCATGTTCAAGTTCGCGGACCGGGTGGACGTGCTGCTCATGGCGCTGGGCACGCTGGGTGCCATCGGCGACGGGTGCTCGACCAACCTGCTCCTCATCTTCGCCAGCGACGTGATGAACTCGCTCGGGtacgcgcgcgccggcgcccacggcggcgccgccgccgccaccggcgtgGACTTCATGCGCGAGGTCGAGAAG TCTTGCCTGAATTTCGTGTACCTGGCGTTCGCGGTGCTGGCAGTGGCGTTTatgg AGGGGTATTGCTGGAGCAGGACGAGCGAGAGGCAGGTGCTGAGGATCAGGTACCTGTACCTGCAGGCCATACTGCGGCAGGAGGTGGGCTTCTTCGACTCGCAGGAGGCCACCACCTCGGAGATCATCAACAGCATCTCCAAGGACGCCTCGCTCATTCAGGAAGTTCTCAGTGAGAAG GTTCCACTCTTTCTGATGCACTCTACAGTTTTCATCTCTGGGCTGGCATTCTCCACATATTTCTCCTGGAGGCTGGCTCTGGTTTCTTTTCCTCTGGTCCTGCTCCTGATAATTCCAGGGCTCATCTACGGCAAGTATCTCCTGTACCTCTCCCGACAATCGCGCCACGAGTACACAAACGCAAACTCGTTGGTTGAGCAAGCTCTTGGCTCTATCAAGACTGTCTACTCTTTCACTGCTGAGAAAAGGATAATCCAGAGATACACAGCAGTTCTTGACAAGACGATCAAGCTGGGGATTAGACAAGGTATTGCGAAAGGTTTGGCTGTCGGATTCACGGGCCTTTCCTTCGCCATCTGGGCTTTCCTCGCTTGGTACGGCAGTAGACTGGTGATGTACCATCATGAAAGCGGAGGAAGGATATATGCTGCAGGGATTTCCTTCGTTTTAGGCGGCCT ATCCCTTGGAATGGCACTCCCTGAACTGAAGCATTTCACAGAAGCGTCGGTTGCTGCCACAAGAATTCTCGATCGGATAAACCGTGTGCCAGAGATAAATGCTGATGACCCCAAGGGACTTATTTTGGATCAAGTCCGGGGAGAGCTTCAGTTTGAGTCTGTCCGCTTTGTTTACCCATCGAGGCCTAACATGACGGTCCTCAAAGACTTCAACCTCCAGATTCCTGCTGGGCAAACTGTTGCCTTGGTTGGATCCAGTGGCAGCGGCAAGTCAACCGCAATAGCATTGGTTCAACGGTTCTATGATGCCACTGAAGGAACTGTCAAGGTTGACGGTGTCAACATTAAAGAACTCCAGCTCAAGTGGATCAGGAGCAAGATGGGGCTTGTCAGCCAAGATCATGCACTCTTCGGTACATCCATAAAAGAGAACATCTTGTTTGGCAAACCAGATGCAACAATGGATGAACTGTATGCAGCAGCCATGACAGCAAATGCTCACAACTTCATAAGGGGGCTTCCTGAGGAATATGAGACTAAG ATTGGCGAGCGTGGAGCACTGCTATCTGGTGGCCAGAAGCAACGTATTGCCATTGCACGGGCAGTCATCAAGAACCCGGCTATACTTTTGCTCGATGAAGCCACAAGTGCACTTGATTCAGAATCAGAAAAGCTGGTGCAGCATGCACTTGACCAAGCATCTATGGGAAGAACAACACTG GTAGTAGCTCATAAGCTTTCCACAGTGAAGAATGCCGATCAGATTGCAGTGGTTGATGGGGGCACTATAGCTGAAATTGGCACACACGATGAACTGATTAATAAGGGTGGCCCATATTCACGACTTGTGAAACTGCAGAAGATGGTGAGCTACATCGATCAAGAAGGTGGTGACCAATTTAGGGCCTCTTCAGTGGCAAGGACCAGTACCAGCCGTCTCAGTATGTCCAGAGCAAGTCCAATGCCACTTACACCAGGTATTTCAAAGGAAACCGATTCCTCTGTTTCTCCCCCGGCACCATCTTTCTCCAGGCTTCTTGCGATGAATGCACCAGAGTGGAGACAAGCAGTCATAGGAAGTCTCTCTGCTTTGGTATATGGTTCCTTGCAGCCCATCTATGCTATAACCATCGGAGGAATGATTGCTGCATTTTTTGTTCAAGATCTCAAAGAGATGAATGCAATTATCAGCCGCTATGCCTTGATTTTCTGCTCATTGTCGGTGATATCCATTGTTGTTAATCTACTTCAACATTACAATTTTGCTTACATGGGAGAGCATCTAGTAAGGCGTATCAGAGTCCAAGTACTTGAAAAGATCTTAACCTTTGAGGCAGCATGGTTTGATGAAGAAACTAATTCAAGTGGTTCACTGTGCTCTCGGCTTAGCAATGAGGCTTCTCTTGTCAAAACCCTTGTTGCAGATAGAATTTCCCTACTGCTTCAGACAGCTTCTGGAATTATAATTGCAGTGACAATGGGCCTTATAGTAGCTTGGAAACTTGCTCTTGTCATGATCGCTGTACAGCCAACTACGATGATATGCTACTATGCCAAAAAGATAGTTCTCTCAAATGTGTCAAGGGACTTAGCAAAGGCTCAGCACCAAAGTACTCAGATTGCTATAGAAGCTGTTTACAACCACAGGATGGTGACCTCTTTTGGATGCTCATCAAAGGTTCTTCAGCTCTTTGAGCATACACAAGAGGAACCACTGAAGAGAGCAAGGAAGAAATCATGGGTGGCCGGGATCACCACTGGACTGTCACCTTGCCTTTCATTCTTGTCATGGGCTCTTGACTTCTGGTATGGTGGGAAATTGGCACAATCTGGGGAGATCTCCGCAGGTGATGTCTTCAAAACATTTTTTGTCTTGGTGAGTACAGGAAAGTTGATTGCTGATGCTGGCAGCATGACATCCGACCTGGCTAAGGGAGCAAATGCAGTTGCTTCAGTGTTTGAGGTGCTAGACAGGAAATCTATCTCTCCACAAAATTCACAG GTGGAAAAGGACAATCAGAAGAACAAAATACAAGGAAGGATAGAGTTCAAAAGGGTAGATTTTGCATATCCGACAAGACCACAATGCCTTATCCTGCAGGATTTTAGCTTGGATGTGAAAGCAGGAACAAGTATTGGTCTTGTTGGGAGAAGCGGCTGTGGAAAATCTACCATCATTGGTTTGATCCAGAGGTTCTATGATGTTGACAGAGGGGCTGTAAAGGTTGATGGTATGGATGTGAGGGAGATGGATATCCTTTGGTATCGAGGATTTACAGCCCTTGTTAGCCAGGAGCCTGCAATATTTTCTGGTAGTGTCAGGGACAACATTGCTTTTGGTAAACCAGAAGCTGATGAAGACGAGATCGTGGAAGCTGCTAAAGCTGCAAATGCACATGAATTCATATC ATCTCTAAAGGACGGATATCATACTGACTGTGGTGAGCATGGATTACAACTATCAGGAGGGCAAAAGCAACGAATTGCAATTGCGAGGGCAATAATCCGGAATCCAGCAATACTTCTACTTGACGAAGCAACAAGTGCTCTCGATGCACAGTCAGAGCAAGTTGTGCAGGAAGCCCTTGATAGAATCATGTCAGGAAGGACTACAATTGTGGTGGCACATCGACTGAACACAATCAAGAATGTAGATTCGATTGCCTTCTTAGGAGAGGGTAAGGTAGTGGAACGTGGTACTTATCCACACCTCATGAGTAAGAAAGGAGCATTCTACAACCTAGCGGCTCTTCAGAAATAA